Proteins encoded by one window of Arabidopsis thaliana chromosome 2, partial sequence:
- the AGP17 gene encoding arabinogalactan protein 17 (arabinogalactan protein 17 (AGP17); BEST Arabidopsis thaliana protein match is: arabinogalactan protein 18 (TAIR:AT4G37450.1); Has 67144 Blast hits to 32658 proteins in 1837 species: Archae - 189; Bacteria - 18272; Metazoa - 17078; Fungi - 7544; Plants - 7608; Viruses - 2133; Other Eukaryotes - 14320 (source: NCBI BLink).): MTRNILLTVTLICIVFITVGGQSPATAPIHSPSTSPHKPKPTSPAISPAAPTPESTEAPAKTPVEAPVEAPPSPTPASTPQISPPAPSPEADTPSAPEIAPSADVPAPALTKHKKKTKKHKTAPAPGPASELLSPPAPPGEAPGPGPSDAFSPAADDQSGAQRISVVIQMVGAAAIAWSLLVLAF, translated from the exons ATGACTCGCAATATTCTCTTGACGGTTACATTGATCTGCATTGTTTTCATCACCGTCGGTGGCCAATCTCCGGCCACCGCACCGATCCATTCTCCTTCTACATCTCCTCATAAGCCTAAACCCACATCTCCCGCCATTTCTCCAGCTGCTCCAACGCCGGAATCCACGGAGGCTCCGGCGAAGACTCCGGTAGAAGCACCTGTAGAGGCTCCTCCTTCTCCTACACCTGCTTCTACACCTCAGATCTCTCCGCCCGCTCCTTCACCGGAGGCTGATACTCCTTCAGCTCCGGAGATTGCACCTTCAGCTGATGTTCCGGCTCCAGCTCTGacaaaacataagaagaagacaaagaagcaTAAGACCGCTCCGGCTCCTGGACCAGCTTCGGAGCTTTTAAGCCCGCCTGCTCCGCCCGGAGAAGCTCCTGGTCCTGGACCAAGCGATGCTTTCTCTCCTGCCGCTGACGATCAg AGCGGAGCACAAAGAATAAGTGTTGTGATACAAATGGTGGGAGCTGCGGCAATCGCATGGTCTCTACTTGTTCTAGCCttctaa
- the AGP17 gene encoding arabinogalactan protein 17 (arabinogalactan protein 17 (AGP17); BEST Arabidopsis thaliana protein match is: arabinogalactan protein 18 (TAIR:AT4G37450.1); Has 35333 Blast hits to 34131 proteins in 2444 species: Archae - 798; Bacteria - 22429; Metazoa - 974; Fungi - 991; Plants - 531; Viruses - 0; Other Eukaryotes - 9610 (source: NCBI BLink).) — MTRNILLTVTLICIVFITVGGQSPATAPIHSPSTSPHKPKPTSPAISPAAPTPESTEAPAKTPVEAPVEAPPSPTPASTPQISPPAPSPEADTPSAPEIAPSADVPAPALTKHKKKTKKHKTAPAPGPASELLSPPAPPGEAPGPGPSDAFSPAADDQVNNI, encoded by the coding sequence ATGACTCGCAATATTCTCTTGACGGTTACATTGATCTGCATTGTTTTCATCACCGTCGGTGGCCAATCTCCGGCCACCGCACCGATCCATTCTCCTTCTACATCTCCTCATAAGCCTAAACCCACATCTCCCGCCATTTCTCCAGCTGCTCCAACGCCGGAATCCACGGAGGCTCCGGCGAAGACTCCGGTAGAAGCACCTGTAGAGGCTCCTCCTTCTCCTACACCTGCTTCTACACCTCAGATCTCTCCGCCCGCTCCTTCACCGGAGGCTGATACTCCTTCAGCTCCGGAGATTGCACCTTCAGCTGATGTTCCGGCTCCAGCTCTGacaaaacataagaagaagacaaagaagcaTAAGACCGCTCCGGCTCCTGGACCAGCTTCGGAGCTTTTAAGCCCGCCTGCTCCGCCCGGAGAAGCTCCTGGTCCTGGACCAAGCGATGCTTTCTCTCCTGCCGCTGACGATCAggtaaataatatatga